CTGGAAAAATTCAATTGgtaataatacaattataaatattatgcatatatataatcctAATTATGGATACACACAGTGcgttataaataatgagaaAAATCATCCTTTACTTATTCCTCAGCATTTTCAATTGCAGGAATATAAccaatatttttgtaatattcctgcatatatttgtgtgaatttttttcgtaATATGGATCATctacattatattttggaatttcaaaaaaaaatgggaaTCTTCCATAGAATAAAGTTCTTTTGGGCCTAAAGGATAAAGGATCAACCTCCTGATAATCTGGTTCATTGTCTATTACACTACTTTTAAATGACTGACTGAAATTTCTTAACCAATGGTTATAATACGGAAGCGAATAGGCATGATGCTGATATCTATCAATTATGTTTCGTCGTTTATCTTGCCTTCTAAAATGTACATCAggattaaataataagttACGTAAAACAACAGCAAGCGAAATTGCTGAAGCATAATaggatataaaataatagttaTATTGGCTTGGGTCATTAAACCAATTGTtgtaactttttttaaaaaaatatttcaataaCTTATTATCTGTATAGCAGCCATTGAGGTTCCGAAAGGCATTGAAATAATGCTGCGCGTTgtgaaatataaacattcttattgaaaatgaaaaatactAAATAGTAaggataaatataatat
This region of Plasmodium chabaudi chabaudi strain AS genome assembly, chromosome: 13 genomic DNA includes:
- a CDS encoding cytochrome c oxidase subunit ApiCOX26, putative is translated as MFIFHNAQHYFNAFRNLNGCYTDNKLLKYFFKKSYNNWFNDPSQYNYYFISYYASAISLAVVLRNLLFNPDVHFRRQDKRRNIIDRYQHHAYSLPYYNHWLRNFSQSFKSSVIDNEPDYQEVDPLSFRPKRTLFYGRFPFFFEIPKYNVDDPYYEKNSHKYMQEYYKNIGYIPAIENAEE